The Desulfonatronum sp. SC1 genome window below encodes:
- a CDS encoding ABC transporter substrate-binding protein has translation MQQYLYRVLLLIAVVFSLTVGFASAAEKTLRVGAQWATRTMDPQVDGYLFTRLGVVEGLTAVDDKLNVLPNLATEWKVSDDKLTWTFTLRDGVSFHDGTLLTAPVYLKALQRLMEKGALLKNVPLETIEAPDDATLIFRTSKPFSPLAAYLARGEAGALAPASFDAAGEVIKPLGTGVFMVDSWELRENVVVVPHPSHWGTVKPKVDRVVYRVVPEALTRLAMLRGGELDVAMIMPADAARSLANSKDFTIHAMPIGRCRMMSFNLTREPFSDPLARKALNLALNRQEIVDAILDGIGEPARTLFPSQIMWANAELDGFEHDPATARELLAQAGWKEANKDGILEKDGKPLRVRLVTYPERAELPPMAEVIQQQLAKVGMAADIVSLQVNAAEQTRNAGDFDLYLMGRGLLFVPDPDDNLMLDYFSENTAKDGWGAFRYNNPRMDELLLAARTTFDQGERKKIYDEVQIILEQDMPMAYLNYYVNIDLVSNRVSGYRMHTIEHTLGLEHVGLR, from the coding sequence ATGCAACAGTATTTGTATCGCGTGCTACTACTGATTGCCGTCGTGTTCAGCCTGACCGTCGGATTTGCCTCGGCCGCTGAAAAGACCCTGCGTGTTGGCGCGCAGTGGGCCACGAGAACCATGGATCCGCAAGTCGACGGTTATCTGTTCACCCGCCTGGGCGTGGTTGAAGGGTTGACCGCCGTGGACGACAAGCTCAACGTGCTTCCCAATCTGGCCACGGAATGGAAAGTCAGCGACGACAAACTGACCTGGACCTTCACCCTGCGCGACGGGGTGTCTTTCCATGACGGCACCCTTTTGACGGCCCCGGTTTACCTGAAGGCCCTGCAACGGCTGATGGAGAAAGGAGCACTGCTGAAGAACGTCCCGCTGGAGACGATTGAGGCCCCGGACGACGCGACGCTGATCTTCAGGACCTCCAAGCCCTTTTCGCCGCTGGCGGCCTATCTGGCCAGGGGCGAAGCCGGCGCCTTGGCCCCGGCATCCTTCGACGCCGCCGGCGAAGTCATCAAGCCTTTAGGCACGGGCGTCTTCATGGTCGATTCCTGGGAACTCCGGGAGAACGTGGTCGTCGTTCCCCATCCATCCCATTGGGGGACGGTCAAACCCAAGGTGGACAGGGTTGTGTACAGAGTGGTTCCGGAAGCCCTGACCCGCCTGGCCATGCTCCGGGGCGGCGAACTGGACGTGGCCATGATCATGCCCGCCGATGCCGCGCGCTCCCTGGCCAATTCCAAGGACTTCACCATCCACGCCATGCCCATCGGCCGTTGCCGGATGATGTCCTTCAATCTCACCCGGGAACCATTTTCCGATCCACTGGCGCGCAAGGCGCTCAACCTGGCTCTGAATCGCCAGGAAATCGTTGACGCGATTCTCGACGGCATCGGCGAACCGGCCCGGACCCTTTTCCCTTCACAGATCATGTGGGCCAACGCGGAACTTGACGGTTTTGAGCACGACCCGGCGACCGCCAGGGAACTCCTGGCCCAGGCAGGTTGGAAAGAAGCAAACAAGGACGGAATCCTGGAAAAGGACGGCAAACCCCTGCGCGTCAGGCTCGTGACCTACCCGGAACGCGCGGAGCTGCCGCCCATGGCCGAGGTCATCCAGCAGCAACTGGCCAAAGTCGGCATGGCCGCGGACATCGTCTCCCTGCAGGTCAATGCGGCGGAACAGACCAGAAATGCCGGGGACTTCGATCTGTACTTGATGGGGAGAGGACTGCTTTTTGTGCCTGATCCGGACGACAATCTAATGCTGGATTACTTCTCCGAAAACACGGCCAAGGACGGCTGGGGGGCGTTCCGCTACAACAATCCCCGCATGGACGAGCTGCTCCTGGCGGCCAGGACGACCTTTGATCAAGGTGAGCGAAAAAAGATCTATGACGAAGTGCAAATCATCCTTGAGCAGGACATGCCCATGGCTTACCTGAACTACTATGTGAACATCGACCTGGTCTCCAACAGGGTCTCCGGCTACAGGATGCACACCATTGAGCACACTTTGGGCCTGGAACACGTGGGGTTGCGTTGA
- a CDS encoding class I SAM-dependent methyltransferase, which translates to MSHQEVKQFMRSERWNASNAKAYDAYRFLSKDQGWRNLLRGMLQGVPSGATVLEMGAGTGFITSILAAEGYQVLGFDLSEDMLDRARQNLADRGLSDRVSLRQGDAESVDLPDSTVDAVVSRWVLWTLPRPRLAIAEAARVLKPGGIAAFIDGRVLSQGWAARWRGQLTDYFLTGRKPGWRDACYANFDDQLPRISAEEVAECLTEQGLEVREVNTDVDRITDGPVRSWLMGGGWTSHAVSAVKPI; encoded by the coding sequence ATGTCGCACCAGGAAGTCAAACAATTCATGCGCTCGGAGCGCTGGAACGCTTCCAACGCCAAGGCCTACGACGCCTACCGGTTTCTTTCCAAGGACCAGGGTTGGCGAAATCTGCTTCGGGGCATGCTCCAGGGCGTGCCTTCCGGCGCGACGGTTTTGGAGATGGGGGCGGGAACGGGCTTCATCACGTCGATCCTGGCCGCGGAAGGATACCAGGTGCTGGGCTTTGACTTGTCCGAGGACATGCTCGACCGGGCCAGGCAGAATCTGGCCGACAGGGGCCTGAGCGACCGGGTCAGCCTCCGGCAGGGCGACGCCGAATCCGTGGACCTGCCCGATTCCACCGTGGACGCCGTGGTCAGCCGCTGGGTGCTCTGGACCCTGCCGCGCCCTCGCCTGGCCATTGCCGAGGCGGCCCGTGTGCTCAAGCCCGGCGGCATCGCCGCGTTCATCGACGGCCGGGTTTTGAGCCAGGGGTGGGCGGCGCGCTGGCGGGGTCAGCTTACGGACTATTTCCTGACCGGAAGAAAGCCGGGCTGGCGGGATGCGTGCTACGCCAACTTCGACGACCAACTGCCGCGCATCAGCGCCGAGGAAGTTGCCGAATGCCTGACGGAACAGGGCCTTGAGGTGCGCGAGGTGAACACCGATGTGGACCGGATCACCGACGGCCCGGTCCGGAGCTGGCTCATGGGCGGCGGCTGGACGTCGCATGCCGTGAGCGCCGTTAAACCGATATGA
- a CDS encoding ABC transporter permease produces the protein MIGFLARRLLAMIPVLFGVSLLAFFALLMSPGDVATITLAAKTGIETPSQEAIEAQRRELRLDAPLHVQYVSWLGRVLTGDLGHSYLTGRPVTRELTRVFPATAALACLSLAVVLLLAVPIGVVAARHRGRPLDRAALAGSLFLSCVPDFFLGLILIVVFSISLGLTPVAGFTDMRGIILPALTLGLANAAISARLMRAGMIQALEEKHLLAAKARGLTRRVVVWKHALRQALVPLSSYVGTQFGYFFGGAVVVEVIFVWPGLGRLLVDSVNSRDIFVVQGCVLAITAIYVLINLGVDILQWILDPRTRHVEAVH, from the coding sequence ATGATCGGATTTCTGGCGCGCAGGCTGCTGGCCATGATCCCGGTGCTCTTCGGGGTCAGCCTGCTGGCCTTTTTCGCCCTGCTCATGAGTCCCGGCGATGTGGCCACCATCACCCTGGCCGCCAAGACGGGCATCGAAACCCCTTCGCAAGAGGCCATCGAGGCGCAGCGACGGGAACTGCGCCTGGACGCTCCGCTGCACGTGCAATACGTGAGTTGGCTGGGGAGAGTGCTTACCGGCGACCTGGGCCATTCCTATCTGACCGGCCGCCCGGTGACCCGTGAGCTGACGCGGGTGTTTCCAGCCACAGCGGCCCTGGCGTGCTTGTCCTTGGCAGTGGTCCTGCTGCTGGCCGTGCCCATTGGAGTGGTTGCCGCCCGCCATCGGGGGCGGCCTTTGGACCGGGCGGCCTTGGCCGGGTCCCTGTTCCTCAGTTGCGTTCCGGATTTTTTTCTGGGCCTGATCCTCATCGTGGTGTTCTCCATATCCCTGGGCCTGACCCCTGTGGCCGGATTCACCGATATGCGGGGCATCATTCTGCCGGCCCTGACCCTGGGACTGGCCAATGCGGCCATTTCCGCGCGTCTGATGCGAGCCGGCATGATTCAGGCTCTGGAAGAAAAACACCTGTTGGCGGCCAAGGCCAGAGGGCTCACTCGGCGCGTGGTCGTCTGGAAACACGCCTTGCGCCAGGCTCTGGTCCCCTTGAGCAGCTACGTTGGAACCCAGTTCGGCTATTTTTTCGGAGGGGCCGTGGTGGTGGAGGTCATTTTCGTTTGGCCGGGGCTGGGGCGCCTGCTGGTGGATTCCGTCAATTCCAGGGACATCTTCGTTGTCCAGGGTTGTGTTTTGGCCATTACCGCGATCTACGTCCTGATCAACCTGGGGGTCGATATCCTGCAATGGATCCTGGACCCGAGAACGCGACATGTCGAAGCCGTCCACTGA
- a CDS encoding ABC transporter permease: MSKPSTDARSAGFLGFAMGCTLLALLLLAGFFASWIAPHAPQEQYLSKRLSGPSKEFPLGTDSLGRCVASRLLYGIKPTIGLAGAITVGCLLVGVTVGLAAVLVRGMDGFLMRTTDCFFSFPTMVLVLVIVGILGPSPGSIALALILPGWPKYARVVRNSALSISQRTFVEATRAIGAGRWYLIRRCYLPNLLEPIGAIATIGMGQRIVSIAGLGMLGLGVPPPTPEWGGMLQKGLTVLPIAPHIALSAGGAIVLATLAFTLVGDGLRDVLSPGRPAGEELWLR; encoded by the coding sequence ATGTCGAAGCCGTCCACTGACGCCCGCTCCGCCGGTTTCCTCGGTTTTGCCATGGGTTGCACGCTTCTGGCTCTCCTGCTGCTGGCCGGTTTTTTCGCCTCCTGGATCGCTCCCCACGCCCCCCAGGAGCAATACCTGTCCAAACGCCTCAGCGGCCCCTCAAAGGAATTCCCCTTGGGTACGGACAGCCTGGGACGGTGCGTGGCCAGCCGACTGCTCTACGGCATCAAGCCGACCATCGGACTGGCCGGCGCCATTACCGTGGGCTGCCTGCTGGTGGGCGTGACCGTCGGACTGGCCGCGGTGCTCGTGCGTGGCATGGATGGGTTCTTGATGCGCACGACGGACTGCTTCTTTTCCTTTCCGACCATGGTCCTGGTTCTGGTGATCGTCGGCATTCTGGGACCGAGCCCGGGCAGCATCGCCCTGGCCCTGATCCTTCCGGGCTGGCCCAAGTACGCCCGGGTGGTTCGCAACTCGGCCCTGAGCATCAGCCAACGCACCTTCGTGGAAGCCACGCGGGCCATCGGCGCCGGCCGCTGGTACCTGATCCGGCGCTGCTACCTGCCCAACCTGCTCGAACCCATCGGAGCCATCGCCACCATCGGCATGGGCCAACGCATCGTGAGCATCGCCGGACTAGGCATGCTGGGCCTCGGCGTCCCCCCGCCCACGCCGGAATGGGGCGGGATGCTCCAGAAAGGACTGACCGTGTTGCCCATCGCCCCGCATATCGCGCTCTCCGCCGGCGGAGCCATTGTCCTGGCCACCCTGGCATTCACCCTTGTCGGCGACGGCCTGCGGGACGTGCTCAGTCCCGGTCGCCCGGCTGGGGAGGAATTGTGGCTGAGGTGA
- a CDS encoding ABC transporter ATP-binding protein has product MAEVIMSLLDVRDLFVHFPTREGVVRAVDGVSLDIAPGETWCLLGESGCGKSVVALSLLRLLPGSARVRGAIRFENHDVLSIREKEMERLRGGGMAMIFEQPAGYLAPAFTVGEQIVEAARAHTSMAHDQAWEWAMHLLEEVRIPEPAKRARQYPHELSGGMQQRVMIAIALARKPRLLIADEPTTSLDLVMQAQIIELLHETVSRGKCALLLITHDCDVARTLCANTAVMYAGQLLETGTTDAVFTSPRHPYTQALFGALSGSEPHPIPGSAPSMINYPQGCRFQPRCSKSLEQCLHQPPDIREGCRCHLA; this is encoded by the coding sequence GTGGCTGAGGTGATCATGTCCCTGCTGGATGTCCGGGATCTCTTCGTGCATTTCCCCACTCGAGAGGGCGTGGTCCGCGCCGTGGACGGCGTGAGTCTGGATATTGCCCCCGGCGAGACCTGGTGTCTGCTTGGCGAGTCCGGTTGCGGCAAGTCCGTGGTGGCTTTGAGCCTGTTGCGCCTGTTGCCTGGTTCGGCCAGGGTGCGGGGCGCTATTCGATTTGAGAACCACGATGTCCTGAGTATCCGGGAAAAGGAGATGGAGCGGCTGCGCGGCGGGGGCATGGCCATGATTTTCGAACAGCCGGCCGGCTATCTCGCGCCCGCGTTCACGGTGGGCGAACAGATCGTGGAGGCGGCCAGGGCGCATACGAGCATGGCCCATGACCAGGCCTGGGAATGGGCCATGCACCTCCTGGAGGAAGTGCGCATCCCCGAACCCGCCAAACGCGCCCGCCAATATCCTCATGAACTCTCCGGGGGCATGCAGCAGCGGGTGATGATCGCCATTGCTCTGGCCCGAAAACCCAGGCTGCTCATCGCCGACGAGCCCACCACCTCCCTGGACCTGGTCATGCAGGCCCAGATCATCGAACTGCTGCATGAAACCGTCAGTCGCGGCAAATGCGCCCTGCTGCTCATCACCCACGACTGCGACGTGGCCAGAACCCTGTGCGCCAATACGGCCGTGATGTACGCGGGGCAGCTTTTGGAGACGGGAACCACCGACGCTGTCTTCACTTCACCACGCCACCCCTACACCCAGGCCCTGTTCGGCGCCCTTTCGGGCTCGGAACCCCATCCCATCCCCGGCAGCGCTCCGAGCATGATCAATTATCCCCAGGGCTGCCGCTTCCAGCCGCGCTGCTCCAAGTCCCTGGAGCAGTGCCTTCATCAACCGCCGGACATCCGGGAGGGCTGTCGATGCCACCTGGCCTGA
- a CDS encoding oligopeptide/dipeptide ABC transporter ATP-binding protein: MPPGLTPHAGTLLQLEGVVKRFQSGLFRRRTTVAVDGVSLSLEAGDSLAILGESGSGKSTLGRLIARLIPPTRGRILFQGQDLRSLNGAGPTFRRDVQMIFQDADGSLNPRLTIKELLLEPLLVHGLSSSAMANGGHGGSNGNNAGKEIGEPERLLDLAGLSPEILSRRPSEISGGQRQRIGILRALSLSPKLIVADEPLASLDRSVQAHILCLMRQAQERSNVAYVYISHDIATLRLIARRVAVIYKGQIMESGDVHAVLDAPVHPYTRRLIASDPSRLVLRSKRPAPAVAGRAAPASSGQNHGCGYAPLCPEACSDCTRIRPELKPVKGREVACLLT, from the coding sequence ATGCCACCTGGCCTGACCCCCCATGCCGGGACGCTTCTTCAACTGGAAGGCGTGGTCAAGCGCTTCCAGTCCGGGCTGTTCCGCCGTCGGACCACCGTGGCCGTGGACGGCGTAAGCCTCAGCCTGGAGGCCGGCGATTCCCTGGCCATTCTGGGAGAGTCGGGCTCCGGCAAGAGCACCCTGGGGCGGCTCATTGCCCGCCTGATACCGCCAACGCGAGGTCGCATCCTGTTTCAGGGCCAAGACTTGCGCTCCCTGAACGGCGCCGGCCCGACCTTCAGACGCGACGTGCAGATGATCTTCCAGGATGCCGACGGTTCGCTGAATCCACGCCTGACCATCAAAGAGTTGCTGCTTGAACCCTTGCTCGTGCATGGACTCTCATCCAGCGCCATGGCCAATGGGGGGCATGGGGGGAGCAACGGGAACAATGCGGGCAAGGAGATCGGCGAGCCCGAGCGGTTGCTCGATCTCGCCGGACTCTCACCCGAAATCCTCTCCCGTCGGCCCAGCGAGATATCCGGAGGGCAACGCCAACGCATCGGCATCCTTCGAGCCCTGTCCCTGTCCCCGAAGCTCATCGTGGCCGACGAGCCCCTGGCCTCCCTGGACCGTTCGGTTCAGGCGCACATTCTCTGCCTGATGCGCCAGGCCCAGGAACGAAGCAACGTCGCCTACGTCTACATCTCCCACGACATCGCGACCCTGCGCCTCATCGCCAGGCGGGTGGCGGTCATTTACAAGGGTCAAATCATGGAAAGCGGCGACGTCCATGCCGTGCTCGATGCGCCGGTCCATCCGTATACCCGCCGCCTGATCGCCTCGGACCCTTCGCGGCTGGTGTTGAGATCAAAGCGCCCGGCACCGGCCGTTGCCGGGCGGGCCGCGCCCGCCTCGTCCGGCCAAAACCATGGATGCGGTTACGCCCCCTTGTGCCCGGAAGCCTGCTCCGACTGCACCCGCATTCGGCCCGAACTGAAGCCGGTCAAAGGCAGAGAGGTCGCCTGCCTCCTGACATAG
- a CDS encoding ATP-binding protein: MSRLGKLTFAQKKCLGPAGLLMQRTGMIWPGARVGVAVSGGVDSWVLLQVLLLRQRIVPFPFEVMAIHLNPGFDATSHAPLAPWTAAHGVALHAETTDYGPMAHGPENRKNSPCFLCAWHRRKRLFELCKHYGLTHLALGHNADDLVQTFFMNLFRNGRVEGLSPKEEYFGGELILIRPLLLLEKPMIRRAAAQWKLHVWSNSCPSATNSERSRTEAWLRTVLSQDSAMHGSVYGALKRWQLDVLHRSQLGEHLQ; this comes from the coding sequence ATGAGTCGCCTTGGAAAATTGACCTTTGCCCAGAAAAAATGTCTCGGCCCCGCCGGCCTGTTGATGCAGCGCACGGGCATGATCTGGCCCGGAGCACGGGTAGGGGTGGCCGTGTCCGGGGGGGTGGACAGTTGGGTTTTGCTGCAAGTGCTCTTGTTGCGCCAGCGCATCGTTCCGTTCCCCTTCGAGGTGATGGCCATTCACCTCAACCCCGGGTTCGACGCGACCAGCCATGCTCCGCTCGCGCCGTGGACCGCTGCGCACGGCGTGGCCCTGCATGCCGAGACCACCGACTACGGCCCCATGGCCCACGGCCCTGAAAACCGAAAAAACTCGCCCTGCTTTCTGTGCGCCTGGCACCGTCGCAAGCGCCTCTTCGAGCTGTGCAAGCACTATGGGCTGACCCATCTGGCCCTGGGCCACAATGCCGACGACCTAGTGCAGACCTTTTTCATGAATCTGTTTCGCAACGGACGGGTGGAAGGGCTGTCGCCCAAGGAGGAGTATTTTGGCGGAGAATTGATCCTGATTCGGCCCTTACTGCTGCTGGAAAAGCCCATGATCCGCCGCGCCGCGGCCCAGTGGAAGCTGCACGTGTGGAGCAACTCCTGCCCGTCGGCCACCAATAGCGAGCGGTCCAGGACCGAGGCCTGGCTGCGGACCGTCTTATCCCAGGATTCCGCCATGCACGGCAGCGTCTATGGGGCACTGAAGCGTTGGCAGCTTGACGTGCTGCATCGAAGTCAATTAGGTGAACATTTGCAATGA
- a CDS encoding M23 family metallopeptidase has product MIRKKYQILLLKDNAGTCKTFTLRIWVCLLVAGFFLSSLALNVYFHNSSLHADTAQARMEQAQCELENQQRQFMALMEKIKDLESQILRVADFNAKVRVMANLDPGHVPTTTPLGGVERIDFSDQYLTAHRQELLVRKMHGFLEQLQAEAKLEEIRQEELLSTLRDNQSFFASTPSIWPTEGWVTSEFGYRRSPFTDRRELHKGLDIAGPIGTPIYSSANGRVLTAERDGAYGLAVTIDHGTGIVTLYAHLQQFAVKAGQEVSRGELIGYMGNTGRTTGPHLHYEVRLNGIPVDPMRYILN; this is encoded by the coding sequence ATGATTCGCAAAAAATACCAGATCCTCCTCTTGAAGGATAATGCCGGCACCTGTAAGACCTTCACCCTTCGTATCTGGGTCTGCCTTCTGGTGGCTGGCTTTTTTTTGTCTTCATTGGCCCTGAACGTCTACTTCCACAACTCCTCCCTACATGCCGACACGGCCCAGGCCCGGATGGAACAGGCCCAGTGCGAACTGGAAAACCAGCAACGTCAGTTCATGGCCCTGATGGAAAAGATCAAGGATCTGGAGAGCCAAATTCTTCGCGTGGCGGACTTCAACGCCAAGGTCCGGGTGATGGCCAACCTCGATCCCGGCCATGTCCCGACCACTACCCCCTTGGGCGGGGTCGAACGAATCGACTTTTCGGACCAGTACCTGACGGCGCACCGCCAGGAGCTGTTGGTCAGAAAGATGCACGGTTTCCTGGAGCAGCTTCAGGCCGAGGCCAAGCTTGAAGAAATCCGCCAGGAGGAACTGCTGTCCACGCTACGGGACAACCAAAGCTTTTTCGCGTCCACCCCCTCCATCTGGCCCACCGAGGGCTGGGTCACCTCCGAGTTCGGTTATCGTCGCTCCCCGTTCACGGATCGCCGGGAACTGCATAAAGGGTTGGACATCGCCGGTCCCATCGGAACCCCGATCTACTCCTCGGCCAATGGGCGGGTGCTCACCGCGGAACGCGACGGGGCCTACGGTCTGGCAGTGACCATCGACCACGGCACCGGGATCGTCACCCTGTATGCTCATTTGCAGCAATTCGCGGTAAAGGCCGGCCAGGAAGTCAGCCGAGGCGAACTGATCGGCTACATGGGCAACACCGGTCGTACCACCGGCCCCCACCTGCACTACGAGGTCCGCCTCAACGGCATCCCCGTGGACCCCATGCGCTATATTCTGAACTGA
- a CDS encoding TAXI family TRAP transporter solute-binding subunit: MKSKLKIVLTGLALLALCIGTSPASAQRSTFLAFGGGPTGGTFNYFANGIAIYLSRALPNVEISSEGSGGSGENLRRLHAGQVDFGIVYSGDAYLGRAGQLPNDDRQYTNVRTMGYLYGAPAQLVVRGGAGITSAKDLAGKRVAVGNAGSGAALAAERFFRHMGLWDDINPQFLGYSPAASAFRDGKIDAFWVLVGYPNASIIEAATQDNIALVNLHHDAEESGFYDAFPFYARVEIPADTYRGQGEPVVTFQDSTFWMTNAGVSDDIVYESLKIIYSPEGLQHMVTAHAAAREMSVQGALTGASVALHPGAYKFWTEQGLTIPNELKP, translated from the coding sequence ATGAAGTCGAAACTGAAGATCGTCCTGACGGGACTGGCGCTGTTGGCCCTGTGTATCGGAACCTCCCCCGCCTCGGCTCAACGCAGCACCTTTCTGGCTTTTGGCGGAGGTCCCACCGGAGGCACGTTCAACTACTTCGCCAACGGCATCGCCATTTATCTCTCCAGAGCCTTGCCCAACGTGGAAATTTCCTCCGAGGGTTCGGGCGGCTCCGGTGAGAACCTGCGCCGCCTGCATGCCGGCCAGGTGGACTTCGGCATCGTCTACTCCGGCGACGCGTATCTCGGCCGGGCCGGACAACTGCCCAATGACGACCGGCAGTACACCAACGTACGAACCATGGGCTACCTGTACGGCGCTCCGGCCCAGTTGGTCGTGCGCGGGGGCGCGGGAATCACCTCGGCCAAGGACCTGGCCGGAAAGCGCGTCGCCGTGGGCAACGCCGGCTCCGGCGCGGCCCTGGCCGCGGAGCGTTTTTTCCGCCACATGGGACTCTGGGACGACATCAACCCGCAGTTCCTGGGCTATTCCCCGGCGGCCTCCGCGTTTCGGGACGGCAAGATCGACGCTTTCTGGGTGCTCGTCGGGTACCCCAACGCCTCCATCATCGAGGCCGCGACTCAGGACAACATCGCCCTCGTAAATCTGCACCACGACGCCGAGGAAAGCGGATTTTACGACGCCTTCCCCTTCTACGCCAGGGTCGAGATTCCAGCGGACACCTACCGCGGCCAAGGCGAGCCCGTGGTGACCTTTCAGGACTCCACCTTCTGGATGACCAACGCCGGCGTCAGCGACGACATCGTCTACGAGTCCCTGAAAATCATTTACTCTCCGGAAGGCTTGCAGCACATGGTCACGGCCCATGCCGCGGCCCGGGAAATGTCCGTCCAGGGCGCCCTGACCGGCGCTTCCGTGGCCTTGCATCCCGGGGCCTACAAGTTCTGGACCGAGCAGGGCCTGACCATCCCCAACGAACTCAAACCCTGA
- a CDS encoding TRAP transporter permease → MTDPQLQDMSAARKEELKRIQSKDAKTGRKLTGFWKWLVSIMGLCMVVFYFYAAGVRPVGDQYHRGVYVFLTYIMIFLSFPFWRRSNQTRPTVVDILLALVAAGVVGYWIFEFENLNYRTGMETQLDIWVFVVGIIISLEVCRRVLGWSITMGGLLFLVYGYFGPYFPSAIAHRGFDIDRLAPYIYLTQDGVFGVMASVLVTYVILFIFFGAFLQKSGVGRFFIDWPLALAGRAVGGPAKVCVIASAFFGSVSGSAIANTVTTGAFTIPLMKRAGFRPHVAGAIEPAASIGGMFMPPIMGAGGFIMAELTNTPYVQIMLISIFPAILYFLSVFTMIHFEAKKLNIKGLDLDDMPSASAIFKKHWYKCLPLVVIVAMMLYGYSPGNAAFWATLSCIVISWFDPEFRMGPKQIWEALVAGAQSTLVIGATVGVIGIIVGTIALSGIGLKFSDIIISLSGGHLFPALVLIALASLVLGMGVPVTASYLIVAVLAVPALHEMGVGLIAGHMIVYWFSQNSNITPPVCVAAYAGAAIAGSDPWKTGWTAFKFSKLLYVMPFLFAYEPAMTLFIGWDEAVVGDSGWTEIASVYFAAAVGTVAFSAWSMFYLVRRTTTLEWIIFGGATFLCFQPNLLSDALGIGIVVLLGLWQHRKNKQEEAHKQTMGTTCPFPTAGQAVVGEKAGSA, encoded by the coding sequence ATGACCGACCCTCAGCTCCAGGATATGTCCGCCGCCCGCAAGGAAGAACTGAAACGAATCCAGTCCAAGGACGCCAAGACCGGCCGCAAACTGACCGGTTTCTGGAAATGGCTGGTCTCCATCATGGGGCTGTGCATGGTCGTGTTCTATTTTTACGCCGCCGGGGTACGTCCGGTGGGTGACCAGTATCACCGCGGCGTATATGTTTTTCTGACGTACATCATGATCTTTCTGTCCTTCCCGTTTTGGAGGCGATCCAACCAGACCCGGCCCACGGTGGTGGACATACTGCTGGCTCTGGTCGCCGCCGGGGTGGTGGGCTACTGGATATTTGAGTTCGAAAACCTGAACTATCGCACCGGGATGGAAACCCAGCTGGACATCTGGGTTTTCGTGGTGGGGATCATCATCTCCCTGGAAGTCTGCCGCCGCGTCCTGGGCTGGTCCATCACCATGGGCGGACTGCTGTTCCTGGTTTACGGCTACTTCGGACCGTATTTCCCCTCGGCCATTGCCCACCGGGGCTTCGACATCGACCGTCTGGCCCCCTATATCTATCTGACCCAGGACGGGGTGTTCGGGGTCATGGCCAGCGTCCTGGTGACCTACGTCATCCTGTTCATTTTTTTCGGAGCGTTTCTGCAAAAATCCGGCGTGGGGCGCTTTTTCATCGACTGGCCTTTGGCCCTGGCCGGTCGGGCCGTGGGGGGGCCGGCCAAAGTCTGCGTCATTGCCTCGGCCTTTTTCGGCTCGGTTTCCGGATCGGCCATCGCCAACACCGTGACCACCGGGGCATTTACCATCCCCCTGATGAAACGGGCCGGATTTCGGCCCCATGTGGCCGGGGCCATCGAACCGGCGGCATCCATCGGCGGGATGTTCATGCCGCCGATTATGGGCGCGGGCGGGTTCATCATGGCCGAGCTGACCAACACGCCCTACGTGCAGATCATGCTCATCTCCATCTTTCCGGCCATTCTGTACTTTTTATCCGTGTTCACCATGATCCACTTCGAAGCCAAGAAGCTGAACATCAAGGGGCTGGACCTGGACGACATGCCCTCGGCCTCGGCCATCTTCAAAAAACACTGGTATAAATGCCTGCCCCTGGTGGTCATCGTGGCCATGATGCTGTATGGCTACTCTCCGGGTAACGCCGCGTTCTGGGCCACGCTGTCCTGCATCGTCATCAGCTGGTTCGATCCGGAATTCCGGATGGGGCCGAAACAAATCTGGGAAGCTCTGGTCGCCGGTGCGCAAAGCACCCTGGTCATCGGGGCCACCGTGGGCGTGATCGGAATCATCGTTGGCACCATCGCCCTGAGCGGGATCGGCCTGAAGTTCTCGGACATCATCATCTCCCTGTCCGGTGGCCACCTGTTCCCGGCCCTGGTGCTCATCGCCCTGGCCTCGCTGGTCCTGGGCATGGGCGTTCCGGTCACGGCCTCGTACCTGATCGTCGCCGTGCTGGCCGTGCCCGCTCTGCACGAAATGGGCGTGGGCCTGATCGCCGGGCATATGATCGTCTACTGGTTCAGTCAGAATTCAAACATAACCCCGCCGGTCTGCGTGGCCGCCTACGCCGGGGCGGCCATCGCCGGGTCCGATCCCTGGAAAACGGGTTGGACGGCCTTCAAATTCTCCAAGCTGCTCTACGTCATGCCCTTTCTTTTTGCCTACGAACCGGCCATGACCCTGTTCATCGGCTGGGACGAGGCAGTGGTGGGCGACTCCGGATGGACCGAAATCGCCTCGGTCTATTTCGCCGCGGCCGTGGGCACGGTGGCCTTTTCGGCTTGGTCCATGTTCTACTTGGTCAGACGCACGACCACCCTGGAATGGATTATCTTCGGCGGGGCCACATTCCTCTGCTTCCAGCCCAACCTGCTCAGCGACGCCCTGGGCATCGGCATCGTCGTACTCCTGGGGCTCTGGCAGCACCGCAAGAACAAGCAAGAAGAAGCCCACAAACAAACCATGGGCACGACCTGCCCCTTTCCCACAGCCGGACAGGCCGTGGTCGGCGAAAAGGCCGGAAGCGCCTGA